A single Anopheles maculipalpis chromosome 3RL, idAnoMacuDA_375_x, whole genome shotgun sequence DNA region contains:
- the LOC126563209 gene encoding protein PBDC1, translating into MDVLSRPAEEFVNDGTVEELWAVKAVDHAEVHFNLLCSVDPRLLRLTPYDDEIYDQFRRMFPDMDVRVVNENELKNSDAKSKWRAYVEKFNRLEDFSYGTLLRADAEEEFRPENAILVVRIQFWAIEVARNREGHNDIVRMKFRGRNFNRDVE; encoded by the coding sequence ATGGACGTCCTCTCGAGACCGGCAGAAGAGTTCGTAAACGACGGAACTGTGGAGGAACTGTGGGCCGTAAAAGCGGTCGATCACGCGGAGGTACATTTCAATCTTCTGTGCAGTGTGGACCCTCGTCTACTTCGCCTTACACCGTACGACGATGAAATATACGATCAGTTTCGGCGCATGTTCCCGGACATGGATGTGCGGGTGGTGAACGAAAACGAACTTAAAAACTCGGACGCCAAAAGCAAATGGAGAGCTTACGTGGAGAAGTTTAATCGGCTGGAAGATTTCAGCTACGGCACACTGCTGCGAGCCGACGCAGAAGAAGAATTCCGACCGGAAAACGCCATCCTGGTAGTGCGTATCCAGTTCTGGGCGATCGAGGTGGCGAGAAATCGGGAAGGGCATAACGATATAGTTAGGATGAAGTTCCGTGGAAGAAACTTTAACCGAGACGTTGAATAA
- the LOC126563225 gene encoding adenosine 5'-monophosphoramidase HINT3-like, with protein sequence MASAQNTLHDCVFCKIATGNDPATDIVFRNERMCIFKDIRPASDFHYLAIPNHHVVNVNSLTAADKPLLEELKRELVNYMRSKDIDPSEASFGFHIPPFTSVKHLHLHAIAPVSKMGFISRMIFRPNTMWFKTDETIMQSICNERTTQ encoded by the exons ATGGCTTCCGCGCAAAATACGCTACACGATTGCGTTTTCTGCAAAATTGCCACTGGAAATGATCCGGCAACCGATATCGTGTTCCGCAATGAGCGTATGTGCATCTTTAAGGACATCAGGCCGGCCTCGGACTTTCATTATCTGGCCATACCGAACCATCATGTGGTGAATGTAAACTCACTTACCGCCGCTGATAAGCCGCTGC ttgaaGAATTGAAGCGAGAACTTGTTAACTACATGAGAAGCAAAGACATTGATCCGTCAGAAGCATCGTTCGGGTTCCACATTCCACCGTTTACGAGCGTGAAGCATTTGCATCTGCATGCGATTGCGCCCGTTAGCAAGATGGGTTTTATTTCGCGGATGATTTTTCGTCCCAACACCATGTGGTTCAAAACG GATGAGACTATTATGCAGAGCATTTGCAACGAACGCACAACCCAGTGA
- the LOC126561808 gene encoding regulator of MON1-CCZ1 complex, whose translation MGVCYDSAIRSERMIRGLNMGTELQHYYLELSPDPIRFDGTGLLTNVFFDDAKQQVIAVRSGGATGIVVKGARDGENFVFCMDLHSTDTPDAQIRSIKFSIDNQVLAVQRSETSVEFISFLPNHRPNLQEMLMYKGKSIINGFVWVQERQVALFTNVGVEILMVNFEKRVLKSVKSLSITMNWFSYCPVSKFALLSSNLGTILTPIILKPATITKLPRLELGIDQGCMGKDVTLAQLYGTNAILILRQPPNRPFEVVIYLLNGPGLAPKKSHILKLGQSGRFAMNVVDDVVIVHHQATASSMLFDIALSSSETEHSTGAVIHSPIIPAKPIRPFQLEVPSISLDGKTMNCELYTKDWVLFQPNIVIDSKLGCLWFVQLKLSALCALITDRLRLVEFLLQRSEGKAVILSVLKDMMSTTYSGTMLPVIESIFHKLNALYKSVLDSELQSQMALMSLAKSPIKVPTPPRVLIDQTDMYSIVFSTIIDAPQMGKILLLYLNSLARNGINANHELSKALLIDLVSHKQFDTLQFLLKYSALNESKALACFLLSLSNVVHPVISQMALDMLARLNANEIILEVLLERGQVIDALRLAKQMPGADSLPARKYLEAAFKTGDPLIFHSVYNFFQMKNVRLRGCPDFLKHEQCGEYVQYYQSLIANQCL comes from the exons ATGGGAGTTTGTTATGATTCAGCGATAAGATCGGAGCGGATGATTCGTGGCTTAAACATGGGCACGGAATTACAACACTACTATCTGGAACTGTCCCCGGATCCGATTCGTTTCGACGGTACCGGACTGCTGACAAACGTATTCTTTGACGATGCCAAACAACAG GTGATTGCGGTCCGCTCGGGTGGAGCTACGGGAATCGTAGTGAAAGGTGCGCGAGATGGCGAGAACTTTGTGTTTTGCATGGACCTACACTCGACCGATACGCCCGATGCACAGATTCGCTCGATCAAGTTCTCCATCGACAATCAGGTGCTGGCGGTGCAGCGTAGCGAGACGTCCGTGGAGTTTATCAGCTTCTTGCCAAACCATCGGCCCAACCTGCAGGAGATGCTAATGTACAAGGGCAAAAGCATCATCAATGGGTTCGTTTGGGTGCAGGAGCGACAGGTAGCTCTGTTCACGAACGTAGGAGTGGAGATATTGATGGTCAACTTTGAGAAGCGTGTCCTCAAATCCGTCAAATCGCTAAGCATCACAATGAACTGGTTCAGTTACTGTCCCGTTTCGAAGTTTGCGCTGTTGTCCTCCAATTTGGGGACTATTCTAACACCGATCATCCTGAAGCCGGCAACAATCACCAAGCTACCCAGGCTGGAAC TGGGTATCGATCAAGGCTGCATGGGAAAAGACGTGACACTCGCCCAGCTGTACGGAACGAATGCAATATTGATTCTTAGACAGCCACCGAACCGACCGTTTGAGGTAGTAATTTATCTGCTGAACGGGCCTGGGCTGGCACCGAAAAAATCCCACATTCTTAAGCTGGGCCAGAGTGGTCGTTTCGCCATGAACGTGGTTGATGATGTGGTGATCGTACACCATCAGGCGACGGCTAGCTCGATGCTGTTCGACATTGCGCTTAGTAGCAGTGAAACGGAACATAGCACGGGAGCCGTCATACACTCACCGATCATACCGGCGAAACCTATTCGACCGTTTCAGCTCGAAGTTCCAAGCATATCGCTCGATGGGAAAACGATGAACTGTGAATTAT ATACGAAAGATTGGGTGCTGTTTCAACCAAATATTGTGATCGATTCGAAGCTCGGATGCTTGTGGTTTGTTCAGCTTAAGTTGAGCGCACTCTGCGCACTAATCACCGATCGTTTACGGTTGGTGGAATTTTTACTTCAACGCAGCGAAGGAAAAGCTGTCATTCTTTCCGTGCTGAAAGACATGATGAGCACCACGTACAGTGGGACGATGTTACCCGTGATCGAGAGCATTTTCCATAAGCTTAACGCGCTGTACAAAAGTGTGTTGGACAGCGAGTTGCAGAGCCAAATGGCGCTGATGTCTCTAGCCAAATCGCCGATAAAAGTTCCTACTCCGCCGCGGGTCCTGATCGATCAGACCGACATGTACTCGATCGTATTTTCCACCATCATCGATGCGCCACAGATGGGAAAGATTTTGCTGCTGTATCTAAATTCGCTAGCGCGTAATGGAATCAACGCGAACCACGAGCTAAGTAAGGCACTCTTGATTGATCTGGTGAGCCACAAACAGTTCGACACGTTACAGTTTTTGTTGAAGTATTCGGCACTGAACGAATCGAAAGCTTTGGCCTGCTTTTTGCTATCTTTGTCGAACGTCGTGCATCCAGTCATATCGCAAATGGCGCTTGATATGTTGGCACGGCTAAATGCGAATGAAATCATACTGGAGGTGCTACTGGAACGAGGCCAGGTTATCGATGCGCTACGGCTGGCGAAACAGATGCCTGGGGCGGATTCCTTGCCGGCGAGAAAATATCTTGAGGCTGCATTCAAAACCGGTGACCCGTTAATATTCCATTCGGTGTACAACTTTTTCCAGATGAAAAATGTGCGACTTCGTGGTTGTCCTGATTTTTTGAAAC ATGAACAATGTGGAGAGTATGTACAATATTATCAAAGTTTAATCGCAAACCAATGCTTATAG